A window of the Streptomyces sp. NBC_00454 genome harbors these coding sequences:
- a CDS encoding MEDS domain-containing protein, whose product MTLAGRNPGRIIPGVPLSFADAHPSGHVRIIGEPIRPGRTPREYPACVQHEALINAAFHGRGVTALCPYDAERLPPRYSPTRAPPSRALAQSNDPLTHPGDAAAFEFDEGHLHGARFFATRIASRLGMAEEARAAPSLTVAELTTNSVVHGSGNETLRLWAERDQLVYEVRDPGLLRDPLAGRRLPRSSGREDADCS is encoded by the coding sequence ATGACGCTCGCGGGGCGCAATCCGGGCCGGATCATCCCCGGGGTCCCCCTGTCCTTTGCCGACGCCCACCCGTCCGGGCACGTCCGCATCATCGGCGAACCCATCCGGCCGGGGCGCACCCCGCGGGAGTACCCGGCGTGCGTCCAGCACGAAGCCCTGATCAACGCCGCCTTCCACGGTCGTGGCGTGACCGCCCTGTGCCCGTACGACGCGGAACGCCTGCCCCCGAGGTACTCGCCGACGCGTGCGCCACCCAGCCGCGCCCTCGCACAGAGCAACGATCCGCTGACCCACCCCGGCGACGCCGCGGCCTTCGAGTTCGACGAAGGGCATCTGCACGGCGCACGCTTCTTCGCCACCCGGATCGCGTCGCGACTCGGCATGGCCGAGGAGGCCCGTGCGGCGCCATCGCTGACCGTGGCCGAGCTGACTACGAACAGCGTGGTGCACGGCAGCGGCAACGAGACCCTGCGGCTCTGGGCCGAGAGAGATCAACTGGTGTACGAAGTACGGGACCCCGGGCTGCTGCGCGATCCCCTCGCCGGCCGCCGCCTCCCCCGGTCGAGCGGCCGAGAGGACGCGGACTGCTCCTAG
- a CDS encoding ArsR/SmtB family transcription factor, with translation MRDQPPCPPSPEDVLEIGAPEQFAALAHPLRQRLLFALGHQPATASRLAAQLDEKKGNVAHHLKVLREAGLVHVAETRQVRGGTEQYYRRTARHMVVAEPQAAGTAAMLAAVAQELDRSPAETHLTLRHLRLSPARARELGEALAQLVDEAEEDAEDEPVHGVLVALYQQALPTSATGSA, from the coding sequence ATGCGCGATCAGCCGCCCTGTCCACCGTCTCCTGAGGACGTCCTGGAGATCGGTGCGCCCGAGCAGTTCGCGGCACTCGCCCACCCGTTGCGTCAGCGGTTGCTCTTCGCCCTGGGACACCAGCCTGCCACTGCCAGCCGGCTTGCGGCGCAGCTCGACGAGAAGAAGGGCAACGTGGCCCACCATCTCAAAGTGCTCCGCGAAGCCGGGCTGGTCCACGTCGCCGAGACCCGCCAGGTCCGCGGCGGCACCGAGCAGTACTACCGGCGCACGGCACGCCACATGGTCGTCGCCGAACCCCAAGCGGCAGGCACCGCCGCGATGCTCGCCGCGGTCGCCCAGGAGCTGGACCGCTCTCCCGCCGAAACTCACCTGACACTACGCCACCTGCGTCTCAGCCCCGCGAGGGCGAGAGAACTCGGTGAGGCCCTCGCCCAACTGGTCGACGAGGCCGAGGAAGATGCAGAGGACGAGCCCGTGCACGGCGTGTTGGTGGCGCTCTATCAGCAGGCTCTCCCGACCAGCGCCACCGGTTCCGCCTAG
- a CDS encoding S41 family peptidase, with protein sequence MTTSTNLQPAPVIDETARLLTEHYVFPEIAEQLADLLQRRLAEGAYDVDGAEELARLVTADLQSANGDRHLRLKHHADPVPPKEGAATLEAMRRDFDTSLGGAPRVELLDGGVAVLELAPMLFPLEWAAEPLTAALTLASRAQALIVDLRANRGGDPDAVAFVCSYLLDERTHLNTMYWRGGERTEQSWSLPYVPGARFGGSKPLYVLSSESTFSAAEELAYNLQQLGRAIVVGEPTRGGAHPCQGWTVHPHLEATVPVGRAINPVSGTNWEGVGVQPDVPCAAADSLAHAHALALARLAG encoded by the coding sequence ATGACGACTTCGACGAACCTTCAGCCTGCCCCTGTCATCGACGAGACGGCCCGGCTCCTGACAGAGCACTACGTCTTCCCCGAGATAGCCGAGCAACTCGCCGACCTGCTGCAACGACGCCTCGCTGAGGGCGCCTACGACGTCGACGGCGCCGAGGAGCTCGCCCGGCTGGTCACCGCGGACCTGCAGTCCGCCAACGGTGACCGACACCTGAGACTGAAGCACCACGCCGACCCGGTGCCCCCCAAGGAGGGAGCGGCCACCCTGGAGGCCATGCGCCGGGATTTCGACACCTCACTGGGCGGTGCACCCCGGGTGGAGTTGCTCGACGGAGGGGTCGCCGTACTGGAGCTGGCACCGATGCTGTTTCCGCTGGAGTGGGCCGCCGAGCCGCTGACCGCCGCGCTCACCCTGGCCTCCCGCGCCCAGGCGCTGATCGTGGACCTTCGCGCCAACCGGGGCGGCGACCCGGACGCGGTCGCATTCGTCTGCAGCTACCTGCTCGACGAGCGCACCCACCTCAACACCATGTACTGGCGCGGTGGCGAGCGCACCGAGCAGTCCTGGAGCCTGCCGTACGTTCCCGGCGCACGCTTCGGCGGCAGCAAGCCGCTGTACGTGCTGTCCAGCGAGAGCACCTTCTCTGCCGCCGAGGAGCTGGCGTACAACCTCCAGCAGCTCGGCCGCGCCATAGTCGTCGGCGAGCCCACCCGCGGCGGCGCGCACCCGTGCCAGGGGTGGACCGTGCACCCCCACCTGGAAGCCACCGTCCCCGTCGGCCGAGCCATCAACCCCGTCTCCGGCACGAACTGGGAGGGCGTCGGTGTGCAGCCGGACGTCCCTTGCGCTGCTGCCGACTCACTCGCCCACGCGCACGCACTGGCCCTCGCCCGACTGGCAGGCTGA
- a CDS encoding ArnT family glycosyltransferase codes for MLLIALSGRYGFHRDELYFLLAGRHLAWGYPDQPPLTPLLARLGSELFGATPTGVRILPALLAAASIVLTALIARELGAGHGGQVIAAAATACSGYLLGNGHLLSTATFDLASWLTVILLTLRLLRTGEIRWWPLLGVAVGIALLNKLLIVGLLAALAAGILTAGPRGLLIPRPRTLLGPLTALLTALPFALPVLWWQAAHGWPELTVAQGISSDGGAGGRLLVIPMQVLLLSPLLAPLWLTGLSRLLRRPELRWARPVAVAWVALCLLVMAGGGKAYYPIPLLYALTAAGCEPYAHWLREHRAKLACALLAALLTSALAALPVLPASALAVPMTVDPDIGEEVGWPELARATATGWAAIPADQRATAVLLTANYGEAGALAQYGPALGLPSPYSGHMALHAWGPPPTTSNGPVLLIHPAQYPDLQDHFTDCHTVAHVDNGHGTANQEQHAAVVLCAGPDRAWAELWPLLRRN; via the coding sequence GTGTTGCTGATCGCATTGTCGGGCCGATACGGCTTCCACCGCGATGAGCTGTACTTTCTCCTCGCGGGTCGCCACCTGGCCTGGGGCTATCCCGACCAGCCGCCGCTCACCCCGCTGCTGGCCCGGCTCGGCTCGGAGCTCTTCGGCGCCACCCCGACCGGGGTACGGATCCTTCCCGCGCTGCTCGCAGCGGCCTCGATCGTACTGACGGCGCTGATCGCCCGCGAGCTGGGAGCCGGGCACGGCGGCCAGGTGATCGCGGCAGCGGCGACGGCCTGCTCGGGCTATCTGCTGGGCAATGGCCACCTGCTCTCCACCGCGACGTTCGACCTGGCCTCCTGGCTGACGGTCATTCTGCTGACGCTCCGCCTGCTGCGCACCGGCGAGATCCGCTGGTGGCCACTGCTCGGCGTGGCGGTAGGAATCGCGCTCCTGAACAAGCTGCTGATAGTCGGGCTCCTCGCGGCGCTGGCGGCCGGCATCCTGACAGCAGGACCGCGCGGCCTTCTCATACCCCGGCCACGCACCCTTCTCGGCCCGCTGACCGCACTGCTCACCGCGCTCCCCTTCGCGCTGCCCGTCCTGTGGTGGCAAGCCGCACACGGCTGGCCCGAGCTGACGGTCGCCCAGGGAATCAGCTCCGACGGCGGAGCGGGCGGGCGGCTGCTCGTCATCCCCATGCAGGTACTCCTGCTCTCCCCACTGCTGGCCCCCCTCTGGCTGACCGGGCTGAGCCGGCTGCTGCGCCGCCCTGAGCTGCGCTGGGCCCGACCCGTCGCGGTCGCCTGGGTGGCGCTCTGCCTCCTGGTGATGGCGGGCGGCGGCAAAGCCTATTACCCGATCCCGCTGCTGTACGCCCTCACCGCGGCCGGCTGCGAACCGTACGCCCACTGGCTGCGCGAGCACCGCGCCAAACTGGCCTGCGCACTGCTCGCAGCCCTGCTCACCAGTGCTCTGGCCGCCCTGCCGGTGCTACCGGCCTCGGCACTGGCCGTGCCGATGACCGTCGATCCCGACATCGGAGAAGAAGTCGGCTGGCCGGAGCTCGCACGCGCCACCGCCACCGGCTGGGCGGCAATCCCCGCCGACCAGCGGGCCACGGCCGTCCTACTGACCGCGAACTACGGCGAGGCCGGAGCTCTCGCACAGTACGGGCCCGCCCTCGGCCTGCCATCCCCGTACTCCGGCCACATGGCATTGCACGCCTGGGGCCCTCCCCCGACGACCTCCAACGGGCCAGTACTCCTCATCCACCCAGCGCAATACCCCGACCTGCAAGACCACTTCACGGACTGCCACACCGTCGCCCACGTCGACAACGGCCACGGCACGGCAAACCAGGAACAGCACGCAGCCGTAGTCCTCTGCGCGGGACCGGACCGGGCATGGGCGGAGCTCTGGCCCCTACTACGCCGGAACTGA
- a CDS encoding RNase A-like domain-containing protein, which produces MYSFDLATREDLGGAHTLDKHVGKTDEQLLQRHRDEAKGSGKLQLMSTSSFPDVESAQKHTQYYIRHNTAEIQDWLKSPPPNPASRSFQVATVPLEGPLQKNAVTGRTSERVGPSQAGPVHEAHGVSTRLKYDPNLNPPFVVLTSMPE; this is translated from the coding sequence ATGTACTCGTTCGACCTGGCGACTCGCGAGGACCTCGGGGGCGCGCATACCCTGGACAAGCACGTCGGCAAGACCGACGAACAGCTGTTGCAGCGGCACCGTGACGAAGCCAAGGGATCGGGCAAGCTCCAGCTCATGTCGACGTCCAGTTTCCCCGATGTCGAATCGGCGCAGAAACACACCCAGTACTACATCCGCCACAACACTGCCGAGATCCAGGACTGGCTGAAGAGTCCGCCACCCAATCCCGCTTCCAGATCCTTTCAGGTGGCGACGGTTCCGTTGGAGGGCCCACTCCAAAAGAATGCGGTGACAGGCCGGACCTCGGAGAGAGTGGGCCCGTCCCAGGCCGGACCTGTCCATGAAGCCCATGGGGTGAGCACTCGCCTCAAGTACGATCCGAACCTCAACCCGCCCTTCGTCGTCCTCACGTCGATGCCTGAATAG
- a CDS encoding GAF and ANTAR domain-containing protein, translating to MNEQFLAKAFVELADNLVADFDLIDFLCMLTDRCVGMLDVNAAGVLLADHNGELRVMAASDERVRLLELFQLQNDEGPCLECFHTGVPVTIPDLSTEAARWPRFTAQARHSGYSAVQALPMRLRDEVVGALNLFRALPGPFDPAATPIAQALADVATISLLQQRSSRESTVLNEQLQTALNSRVLIEQAKGKLAERQGIGMEEAFSALRCYARAHNRRLSDLAGAFVDGSEPLAGLVT from the coding sequence ATGAACGAGCAGTTCCTTGCCAAGGCATTCGTCGAACTTGCGGACAACTTGGTCGCGGACTTCGACCTGATCGACTTCCTCTGCATGCTGACCGACAGATGTGTCGGCATGCTCGATGTGAACGCGGCCGGCGTACTCCTCGCGGACCACAATGGTGAACTCCGCGTGATGGCCGCCTCCGACGAGCGGGTGCGCCTGCTCGAACTGTTCCAGCTCCAGAACGACGAAGGCCCGTGTCTGGAGTGCTTCCACACCGGCGTACCCGTCACCATCCCGGACCTGAGCACGGAAGCCGCCCGCTGGCCGCGCTTCACCGCGCAAGCCCGCCACAGCGGGTACTCGGCGGTCCAGGCCCTGCCGATGCGTCTGCGGGACGAGGTCGTGGGCGCGCTGAACCTGTTCCGTGCCCTCCCGGGGCCCTTCGATCCGGCCGCCACGCCCATCGCCCAGGCCTTGGCCGACGTCGCCACGATCAGCCTCCTGCAACAGCGCTCTTCCCGGGAGAGCACGGTGCTCAACGAGCAGTTGCAGACGGCGTTGAACAGCCGTGTGTTGATCGAGCAGGCCAAGGGCAAGCTCGCCGAACGTCAGGGCATCGGCATGGAAGAGGCCTTCAGCGCGCTGCGCTGCTACGCCCGCGCGCACAACCGGCGTCTGTCCGACCTGGCCGGCGCCTTCGTCGACGGAAGTGAGCCCCTCGCAGGCCTGGTCACCTGA
- a CDS encoding STAS domain-containing protein: MRVPDPIAHRYDENGRVLIAPAGELDVSTVHLLRAALARCLHDDVRTIDIDLSAVTFCDCSGLGVLLSAWWRITAAGGTLRLHHPPPVLVRIIGITRSGFLLGDRPALALPVALGGVL, translated from the coding sequence ATGCGTGTCCCCGATCCGATCGCCCACAGGTACGACGAGAACGGCCGGGTGCTGATCGCTCCGGCCGGCGAGCTCGACGTCTCCACCGTCCACTTGCTGCGCGCGGCACTGGCGCGATGCCTGCACGACGACGTCCGCACCATCGACATCGACCTGTCCGCCGTCACCTTCTGCGACTGCAGTGGGCTGGGCGTCCTCCTCTCCGCGTGGTGGCGCATCACGGCGGCCGGAGGAACCCTGAGGCTGCACCACCCGCCGCCCGTACTGGTCCGCATCATCGGCATCACCCGTTCCGGTTTCTTGCTCGGCGACCGTCCCGCTCTCGCCCTCCCCGTCGCCCTGGGGGGTGTGCTGTGA